Genomic segment of Chloroflexota bacterium:
GGGCTTGGCGTCAACGTCGATCGTTTTCGCGCCCGCTTCATCGCGGCCATGGACCGGCGCTGGCGTTCGGCGACCGATTCCCTGCTCGATCCGCCCACCCTCGTGGCGCTTATCGACGAGATGTGCGAGGCGATGGGGCTCGCGCTCGATCTCGATGCGCGCGAGGCGGCCGTGATGAGCTACTGCCAGCCGATCGCCGAGCGCGCGACCCTGAAGGATGGCGCCGCGGAGCTGCTGCGTTGGCTAGCGGCGCGCGGCGTCCGGATCGGCCTGATCTCCAACTCGGTCTGGCCTGGCGACGCCCACCGCCGCGACCTCGAGCGGTTCGGCCTGCTGCGGCACTTCGACGCCACCGTGTTCTCGTCGGAATGCGGGCTCTGGAAACCGGACCCCCAGGTGTTCGCGCACACCCTCGGCCTGATGGGCGCGCGGCCAGCGGGGACCGTCTTCGTCGGTGACCGATTGCTGGAGGACGTGCAGGGCGCGCAGCGGGCCGGTCTCCGATCGGTATTCGTCGAAGGGACGCCGGACTATCAGGACATCGACCCGAACAGCTTCCGGCCGGACGCGAGAATCCAGCGACTCGCGGACCTGCCCGGTGCGCTCGCCCGGCTGTTTGCCTGAAGGCACCAGCCGGGCGACGGGCCCATTCTTCGCTGGTGGCGGCCGACAATCAGCGAGAAACGCGCGCGAACAGGACGCGCACAGGGCAGGGGAACCCGGGCAACAGCGGCGATTGGAGCAGCTCGTCCTCGATCATGGTGGTGGCGGGGTGCAGGCCCTCCTGCGCGCGTCGGCAGCACTGGACCTGGCGCCGCCGCCAGTCCATGATCCAGTACTCGCGCACACCGCTGCGCCCGTAGAGCACGGGCGTGGCCTCGCGGTCGCGGCGCTCGTTCGCAGCTCCGGGGGAGAGGACTTCGATCACGAGGTCGGGCGCGCCGTGAAGCTTGCGGTCCGGTCAAGGAGCGTCGGGAGCCGCTCGGCGGTCACGTAGACGAGGTCTGGGGCGACGTCATCGTCCTCGGCGAAGATCAGGCCGGGGGCAACGTTGACCGCGCCGAGGCCCGTGTCCGTGCATCACGTATCGAGCGCTACCGCCAGCGCGACGCAGACGAGCTGATGATCCCAACCGGGCTGTTGTGACACAAACAGCGCTCCGTCGATGATCTCGTAGCGCTTTCCATCGTCCAAAAATGCGTCGAGATCGGCGGATGTGCAACGCATCGAGCGCGCCACGGGTCCTCTCCGGTCGGTGATGCGCCTGAGTTCACCCGCGCATTACGGAACTGTCGGGCTTACAATCCCTGCTGCGATGGCAGATGCTTGCTTCTTTCACGATGAACACACGGAGATTTTTCTCTCCGACTGCCTGGCGCTCCCCAGCTTGATCCATCGACCCGCGCACCTCATCGTGACCAGTCCACCCTACAATCTCGGCAAGGATTACGGCGCGCGGAGCGACCAGCTCAGCTACTCGCATTATCTCGAGGACGTGCGCCGGTGGGGCGAAGCGTGGCGGCAGGTCCTCGCGCCGGGGGCGCGAATCGCCATCAACATCCCTGTCGACACCAACGGGGAGCGGACCGGTCGCGGCAAGGGAAGCCGCAAGCTTACGACGGAGAAACGCTTCCTCCTTGCAGACTACCACCAGATCTTCGCGTCGCTGGGCTACATCTACAACACGACGATCCTCTGGGACGAGGGCAATGTGAGCCGCCGAACGGCCTGGGGCTCGTGGAAGAGCGCCAGCGACCCCTGGATCACGACCCCCACGGAGGCGATCCTCGTCTACTCCTGGCAAACACGCAAGCGACCGGACGCGCGCGGAAAGGAGAGCGACGTCTGGCGCGACGAGTTTCTCGAGTGGTCGCTGGGCACGTGGCGTTTTGCGGGCGAATCCCCCAGCCGCGCCGGCGGCCATCCCGCCGCGTTTCCGCCCGAGCTGCCTCGGCGGCTCATCAAGCTCTACTCATTCAAGGGCGACACCGTGCTCGACCCCTTCAATGGATCCGGCACCACGACGGCAGTCGCGCGGTCGCTCGGCCGTTTCGGGATCGGGTTCGACGTGGAGCGGAAGTACTGTGCGCATGCAGCCGAGCGGGCCCGGGCCACGTGCTTCGGTGGAGAGAGCCTTCCCGATCCCCATACGCGCGTGGGGTAAGGGCGGAACCGCTGGAGCCGCGGAGGCTGTTCCGCTGATCAGCGCCGGGCGCAGGGGCGTTTCAGTTTCGCGAGAAGGGGCCGAGGCTGCCCCCACGCCGCTGGAGGTGCTCCTCGAGGATTCGGCTCTCCCGGCGCAGAAGCTCGCGCTCCAGCTCGAGCCGACTCACCGTCGTGTCCATCTCCAGCAGCCGCTGGCGCTCCTCGTTGCCCACTCGAAGCACCGCCCCCACCAGGTATGACAGCTCCTCAGCCGTCGGTGGGAGCTGGAGCGGGGTGATCTCTTGCTCCGAAGCCGCCTGGAGCATCGCGACGTACCGCTGCACCAACGCCCCAACGTCGCTCACGACCGACTCGCTCGGTGTCGCATCGCTCTGCGCGTCTTCCAGCACCTCGACTTCGCCCACCATGTACGACCGCTTCTGCGCCGAATAGCTCTGGATGCGAAATCGCCGCGTGCCCACGGTCACGATGTTCATGCGCCCATCCTGCATCCGGTCGACGCCGATGATTTTGGCCAGCGTGCCCACGTCGAAGGGCACGGCCGGCTCCCCAACCTCCAGGCCTTCCTTGATGAGGACGACGCCGAAGGGGCGGTTCTGCTCAGAGCACATGCCGATCATCTCTCGGTACCGCTGCTCGAAAATGTGGAGCGGCAGTGGCATGCCGGGAAAGAGCACGGTATTGAGCGGAAAGAGGGGAATCTCCTCTGCCACCCCATCGCCTCCGTGTGCGCTGCCTCGCATTCTACTCGTTCACATCGGCGAATACGCTACTATTTTCTGGCACGATGCCGACCGGCACCTGCGCAAACCGCTCGCCGGCCTGCGCGGTCCGGCACAGATCGCCAGGCGGGGGGACGGTTCACCATCGCCATCTCTCAATCGCACCAGCCGCCGCGTTTCACCGGCGCTGACGAGCACGGCTTCACCGACGATGAGGCGCTCGAGTACATCGACGCCCTCTATCGGGCGGCGCTGCGCCTCATGCGCAACACGGCCGACGCGGAAGACCTCGTCCAGGAGACGTACCTCCGCGCCTTTCGCTTTCGCAACCAGTTCATCCGGGGATCGAACCTCCGCGCGTGGCTCTTCAAGATCCTCAGCAACACGGCCATCAGCCGCTTCCGACACACCAGTCACGAGCGCGGAAACGCGTCCCTCGACGAGATGGTCGAGGCCGAGCTGTATCCGCAGCTCACGGACGGTGTGAGCGCACTAACGGAGAGCGCGGAGGACGAGGCCCTCAGCGGAATTCTGGACGTGGACGTTCGGCGCGCGCTCGAGTCCCTCCCCGAGCCATTCCGCCTCGCCGTCGTCCTCTCGGATGTCGCCGGCTTCTCATACAAGGAAATTGCGGATATGCTCGAAGTACCGCAGGGCACCGTCATGTCGCGGCTATTCCGCGGCAGGCGAATCTTGCGGAAGTGGCTTGCCGACTACGCGCGCCGGGTATCGCCCCCGACGGAGGGTTCCCCCCAATGAACTGCGACGAAGCGCTGCAGCTCCTCGAGCAATTTGTCGACCGAGAGTTGACGAGCGAGGAGATCACGGAGGTCCAGCGGCACCTCGGCGCGTGTCCGCCCTGTCTGCGCCTGTTTCACTTCGAGGAAAATCTACGCCGATTGGTTCGCCGCGCTTGCAACGAGTCCGCCCCCTCGGCGCTCCGCGAGCGCATCGTGAGTCAGTCGATAGGAGCGGAAACGCGAGACTAGCAGGCGGCAGGCGCTCCGCCGGAGACGAATCCCAGAGACCGTCCACCGCCCCACCACTCGCTTCGCCGCGGCCCGTCCGGATCGCTGTGATAGACTGAACATCGAGCACCGCGGGCGCGGAATAAATTTGGAGCGCAACCAGCCAGCGCCATCGCGCCTGGACCAAAGAGGAGGATCACATCGCACGCTGTGAAGTATGCGGCCGCAAAGTGAAGCAGCCGTCGAAATCGATCTTGAATGGACGGATCATCTGCGCGGTCCACAACCCGCGCCAGGACCAGCGGGCCAATCGCCGCGACGATCGCCCGCGGCGGCCAGATGGCGACGTTCGGTACGGAGCGCCGGGCCCAGCGCCAGCCGTCGCCGCGGCGGTGGCCCCAGCGACGCCCGAGACAGCAGTCGCTGCGCCGGACCCCGCGGGTCTCACCCAATCGGCCGGCGTAGCGGAGCCGACGCCCGCT
This window contains:
- a CDS encoding sigma-70 family RNA polymerase sigma factor; this encodes MSQSHQPPRFTGADEHGFTDDEALEYIDALYRAALRLMRNTADAEDLVQETYLRAFRFRNQFIRGSNLRAWLFKILSNTAISRFRHTSHERGNASLDEMVEAELYPQLTDGVSALTESAEDEALSGILDVDVRRALESLPEPFRLAVVLSDVAGFSYKEIADMLEVPQGTVMSRLFRGRRILRKWLADYARRVSPPTEGSPQ
- a CDS encoding HAD family hydrolase is translated as MALASDAIASTARRAPAVPEALEAVVFDLGGTLIDYLGGAPKWPEMEFPGVHALHAHLTAAGLGVNVDRFRARFIAAMDRRWRSATDSLLDPPTLVALIDEMCEAMGLALDLDAREAAVMSYCQPIAERATLKDGAAELLRWLAARGVRIGLISNSVWPGDAHRRDLERFGLLRHFDATVFSSECGLWKPDPQVFAHTLGLMGARPAGTVFVGDRLLEDVQGAQRAGLRSVFVEGTPDYQDIDPNSFRPDARIQRLADLPGALARLFA
- the rsrA gene encoding mycothiol system anti-sigma-R factor, with translation MNCDEALQLLEQFVDRELTSEEITEVQRHLGACPPCLRLFHFEENLRRLVRRACNESAPSALRERIVSQSIGAETRD
- a CDS encoding LON peptidase substrate-binding domain-containing protein, whose amino-acid sequence is MAEEIPLFPLNTVLFPGMPLPLHIFEQRYREMIGMCSEQNRPFGVVLIKEGLEVGEPAVPFDVGTLAKIIGVDRMQDGRMNIVTVGTRRFRIQSYSAQKRSYMVGEVEVLEDAQSDATPSESVVSDVGALVQRYVAMLQAASEQEITPLQLPPTAEELSYLVGAVLRVGNEERQRLLEMDTTVSRLELERELLRRESRILEEHLQRRGGSLGPFSRN
- a CDS encoding site-specific DNA-methyltransferase; amino-acid sequence: MIHRPAHLIVTSPPYNLGKDYGARSDQLSYSHYLEDVRRWGEAWRQVLAPGARIAINIPVDTNGERTGRGKGSRKLTTEKRFLLADYHQIFASLGYIYNTTILWDEGNVSRRTAWGSWKSASDPWITTPTEAILVYSWQTRKRPDARGKESDVWRDEFLEWSLGTWRFAGESPSRAGGHPAAFPPELPRRLIKLYSFKGDTVLDPFNGSGTTTAVARSLGRFGIGFDVERKYCAHAAERARATCFGGESLPDPHTRVG
- a CDS encoding Uma2 family endonuclease; translated protein: MIEVLSPGAANERRDREATPVLYGRSGVREYWIMDWRRRQVQCCRRAQEGLHPATTMIEDELLQSPLLPGFPCPVRVLFARVSR